One window from the genome of Cryptomeria japonica chromosome 6, Sugi_1.0, whole genome shotgun sequence encodes:
- the LOC131064989 gene encoding vacuolar-sorting receptor 1 — protein sequence MARKRGGSGYGLLAMMLLTMAWIASPAMGKFVVEKNNLGVTSPENIKGTYDSAIGNFGIPQYGGSMIGTAAYHDENHMGCQEFASAVDFRTSPGGLPNIVLVDRGECFFALKVWNAQKAGAAAVLVSDDKEEPLITMDSPEEGSSTYEYLENITIPSALIEKKLGDKLKEAIKKGEMVNINLDWRESVPHTDERVEYELWTNSNDECGLKCNMQMEFLKNFKGAAQILEKEEHTKFTPHYITWYCPPAFTVSKQCKAQCINNGRYCAPDPEQDFNRGYDGKDVVTENLRQLCVFNVAKDDGKPWVWWDYVTDFHIRCPMKDQKYNKECADGVIKSLGLDRKKIEKCMGDPNADTENSILKAEQDAQVGHGSRGDVTILPTLVINKRQYRGKLDKGAVMKAICSGYKETTEPTVCLNDDMETNECLVNNGGCWQDKKGNITACKDTFRGRVCECPLVEGVQYKGDGYTHCDGKKSQQKTTGGGAIIFVLFVVAALAIGGYIYYKYRFRSYVDSEIRAIMAQYMPLDSQEGNPNHIHSETL from the exons ATGGCGAGAAAAAGGGGCGGCAGCGGCTATGGGCTGTTGGCAATGATGCTGTTGACGATGGCTTGGATTGCATCCCCGGCCATGGGGAAATTTGTGGTGGAGAAGAACAATTTAGGGGTTACCTCGCCGGAAAATATTAAGGGCACATATGACAGCGCTATAGGCAATTTTGGTATTCCTCAGTATGGCGGATCAATGATCGGGACTGCTGCTTATCATGATGAGAATCACATGGGTTGCCAGGAATTTGCTTCAGCGGTCGACTTTAGAACCAGCCCTGGTGGACTTCCTAATATTGTTCTTGTCGACCGTGGAG AGTGCTTTTTTGCTTTGAAAGTCTGGAATGCTCAGAAAGCTGGAGCGGCGGCTGTGCTTGTGTCTGATGACAAGGAAGAACCTTTGATAACTATGGATTCACCTGAAGAAGGTAGTTCAACTTATGAATATCTTGAGAATATCACTATTCCCTCTGCCCTCATTGAGAAAAAATTAGGTGACAAACTGAAAGAAGCTATTAAAAAGGGGGAAATGGTCAATATTAATTTGGACTGGAGAGAGTCTGTTCCACACACAGATGAACGTGTGGAGTATGAGTTGTGGACAAATAGCAACGATGAATGTGGGTTGAAGTGTAATATGCAGATGGAATTTTTAAAGAATTTCAAAGGAGCTGCTCAAATTCTTGAGAAAGAAGAACACACAAAATTTACTCCTCACTATATCACTTGGTACTGCCCTCCGGCCTTTACTGTGAGCAAGCAGTGCAAAGCTCAATGCATTAATAATGGAAGATACTGTGCACCTGATCCAGAACAGGACTTTAATCGGGGGTATGATGGGAAAGATGTGGTGACTGAAAATCTGAGACAACTGTGTGTCTTTAATGTTGCAAAAGATGATGGCAAACCCTGGGTTTGGTGGGATTATGTCACTGATTTCCATATCAGATGTCCAATGAAGGATCAAAAATATAACAAAGAATGTGCAGACGGTGTCATCAAATCTCTAG GTCTGGATAGGAAGAAGATAGAAAAATGCATGGGGGATCCAAATGCAGATACTGAAAACTCTATTTTGAAAGCTGAGCAAGATGCACAG GTTGGACATGGATCTCGTGGTGATGTCACAATATTACCCACTCTTGTTATTAACAAAAGGCAATACAGAG GAAAACTGGACAAAGGAGCTGTCATGAAAGCAATTTGTTCTGGTTATAAGGAGACCACTGAACCTACAGTTTGCTTGAATGATG ACATGGAGACAAATGAATGTTTGGTAAATAATGGCGGTTGCTGGCAAGATAAGAAGGGAAATATAACAGCTTGCAAG GATACTTTCCGTGGAAGGGTCTGTGAGTGTCCTTTGGTTGAAGGTGTTCAGTATAAGGGAGATGGTTATACCCACTGTGATG GTAAGAAGTCTCAACAAAAAACGACCGGTGGGGGTGCTATAATTTTTGTACTGTTTGTGGTGGCTGCTCTTGCTATTGGAGGTTACATATATTATAAATACAGATTCAGA TCATATGTGGACTCTGAAATCAGGGCCATCATGGCGCAATACATGCCTCTTGACAGCCAGGAAGGGAATCCAAATCATATTCACAGCGAAACATTATAA